A genomic window from Spodoptera frugiperda isolate SF20-4 chromosome 29, AGI-APGP_CSIRO_Sfru_2.0, whole genome shotgun sequence includes:
- the LOC118268241 gene encoding uncharacterized protein LOC118268241 isoform X2: MLNINMSRFRAHPTATVSLQTFVHVYLLYLALCSLSQAVYIKRMATVNRMRVPTAFRPGVNLQRPWVHNRLVQAASNRAPYVLYRKSPQRYAVKHFAPSSTRNMFAGGPWKTTVRLPISPVTPEYEFVKAASSAPVVHTDGGTGAIHTIPAPNLSLSEKPIVVIESSDSPVSELPRPSYEVTEKYPENEYSVAKIESPVGFSKSTSFTTPELQTLIRNGAALQLASEYSLPAISINPHQPLHHQYPLQGLQNSLPTPQDVINTGADGLFIPPHALYQNDPMFLQKLQNQLLQRFPSVEFIPYAAEAPKQALQPEASQIHTQVVHPQHPQMMQPQLVHTQIIHPQELQPQMILLKNEQLDKPLPQHSEPKTVVQRETQENTVVTFVPQPFTVANTTEKQVENTPPPQPENITLELVASETQPPTTTVKYIIETNTEEQNTTPIYYAQVGQSVGSVIANGFYSAINDVRAAAALAQVDQSPVYKPTENVTTTTIASDLKAYFVKNDEKSDNKTQGAELKPLLGVPFTKSTNSVNVEYTLVRSDDNQPKVNQEGAVYAGQIVEATITEDQDFNKEKASLISRRAPIRLFAVDTKNIASSANTLPRVAVVKAKIPPKSKLTFDDKTGEPILRIYASYVDNPKQKDAVVSKLTNLKQAKDAASRKEGVDNWKAATIKSADTTQGVDSNHVTQFGLKLRERNDYYEPFFEDYEEL; the protein is encoded by the exons atgttaaatataaatatgagtcGTTTTCGCGCGCATCCAACCGCGACAGTTTCACTGCAAACATTTGTGCAC GTGTACCTGCTATACCTGGCGCTCTGCTCCCTGTCACAAGCTGTGTACATCAAACGCATGGCCACAGTGAACAGGATGCGGGTGCCCACAGCCTTCCGACCTGGAGTCAACCTGCAGAGACCCTGGGTGCACAACAGACTCGTCCAAGCAGCCTCGAATCGAGCGCCGTATGTGCTGTACAGGAAATCTCCACAGag ATACGCGGTAAAGCACTTCGCACCATCATCAACCCGCAACATGTTCGCGGGCGGGCCCTGGAAGACCACAGTCCGGCTGCCTATATCGCCAGTGACACCAGAGTACGAGTTCGTGAAGGCAGCCTCCTCTGCGCCCGTGGTGCACACTGACGGTGGTACAG GTGCGATCCACACGATACCAGCACCCAACCTCAGCCTCTCAGAGAAGCCGATTGTGGTCATAGAGTCATCGGACAGTCCTGTGTCGGAGCTG CCTAGACCATCGTACGAAGTCACAGAAAAATATCCAGAGAATGAATACAGTGTGGCCAAAATAGAATCGCCCGTAGGATTTTCCAAATCGACA TCCTTCACAACGCCAGAACTGCAGACATTGATAAGAAACGGAGCGGCGTTACAACTGGCGTCCGAGTATTCCTTGCCGGCTATTAGCATTAATCCACATCAGCCTCTACACCATCAGTATCCATTGCAG GGGCTACAGAACTCACTGCCGACGCCACAAGACGTAATAAACACCGGAGCGGATGGCTTGTTTATACCACCGCACGCCTTGTACCAAAATGATCCAATGTTCTTgcaaaaacttcaaaatcaaCTGCTCCAGCGTTTCCCGTCAGTAGAATTTATCCCTTACGCCGCTGAAGCACCAAAACAAGCTCTGCAGCCAGAAGCATCTCAGATTCACACTCAAGTGGTCCATCCTCAACATCCTCAAATGATGCAGCCCCAACTAGTTCACACACAAATCATTCATCCACAAGAACTCCAGCCACAAATGATTCTCCTGAAAAATGAACAACTGGACAAACCATTACCACAACACAGTGAACCTAAGACCGTGGTACAGAGAGAGACGCAGGAAAATACAGTTGTTACATTCGTACCCCAACCGTTTACAGTTGCTAATACAACAGAAAAGCAAGTGGAGAATACCCCGCCTCCTCAGCCAGAGAATATCACATTGGAACTGGTAGCATCAGAAACACAGCCACCGACGACCACagtaaaatacataattgaGACTAACACTGAAGAACAAAACACGACTCCTATTTACTACGCACAAGTAGGACAAAGTGTTGGCAGTGTCATCGCCAATGGCTTTTACTCGGCCATCAACGACGTGAGAGCTGCAGCAGCGCTGGCTCAAGTTGACCAATCGCCAGTGTACAAGCCTACCGAGAATGTCACTACTACAACCATTGCCTCTGATCTAAAAGCGTACTTTGTCAAAAACGATGAGAAGTCTGACAATAAAACACAGGGTGCTGAACTGAAACCACTGTTGGGAGTTCCATTTACGAAGTCAACAAATTCTGTTAACGTAGAGTATACATTAGTGAGGTCAGATGATAATCAACCTAAAGTGAATCAGGAAGGGGCTGTATACGCAGGGCAAATTGTGGAAGCCACAATAACCGAGGACcaagattttaataaagaaaaagctAGTTTGATATCTCGGAGAGCACCTATAAGGCTGTTTGCTGTAGACACTAAAAATATAGCCAGTTCAGCTAACACTTTACCACGAGTGGCTGTAGTTAAAGCAAAAATCCCACCAAAGAGCAAGTTAACATTTGATGATAAAACAGGAGAGCCCATCTTGAGAATATATGCCAGTTATGTTGACAACCCAAAACAG AAAGACGCAGTAGTATCAAAATTGACAAACCTAAAGCAAGCCAAAGACGCTGCGTCCAGGAAAGAAGGGGTGGACAATTGGAAGGCAGCTACCATCAAGTCAGCCGACACTACACAGGGAGTAGACAGTAATCACGTCACACAGTTCGGACTTAAGCTTAGAGAAAGAAATGATTACTACGAACCATTCTTTGAAGATTACGAAGAATTGTGA
- the LOC118268241 gene encoding uncharacterized protein LOC118268241 isoform X1: MLNINMSRFRAHPTATVSLQTFVHVYLLYLALCSLSQAVYIKRMATVNRMRVPTAFRPGVNLQRPWVHNRLVQAASNRAPYVLYRKSPQRYAVKHFAPSSTRNMFAGGPWKTTVRLPISPVTPEYEFVKAASSAPVVHTDGGTAGAIHTIPAPNLSLSEKPIVVIESSDSPVSELPRPSYEVTEKYPENEYSVAKIESPVGFSKSTSFTTPELQTLIRNGAALQLASEYSLPAISINPHQPLHHQYPLQGLQNSLPTPQDVINTGADGLFIPPHALYQNDPMFLQKLQNQLLQRFPSVEFIPYAAEAPKQALQPEASQIHTQVVHPQHPQMMQPQLVHTQIIHPQELQPQMILLKNEQLDKPLPQHSEPKTVVQRETQENTVVTFVPQPFTVANTTEKQVENTPPPQPENITLELVASETQPPTTTVKYIIETNTEEQNTTPIYYAQVGQSVGSVIANGFYSAINDVRAAAALAQVDQSPVYKPTENVTTTTIASDLKAYFVKNDEKSDNKTQGAELKPLLGVPFTKSTNSVNVEYTLVRSDDNQPKVNQEGAVYAGQIVEATITEDQDFNKEKASLISRRAPIRLFAVDTKNIASSANTLPRVAVVKAKIPPKSKLTFDDKTGEPILRIYASYVDNPKQKDAVVSKLTNLKQAKDAASRKEGVDNWKAATIKSADTTQGVDSNHVTQFGLKLRERNDYYEPFFEDYEEL, translated from the exons atgttaaatataaatatgagtcGTTTTCGCGCGCATCCAACCGCGACAGTTTCACTGCAAACATTTGTGCAC GTGTACCTGCTATACCTGGCGCTCTGCTCCCTGTCACAAGCTGTGTACATCAAACGCATGGCCACAGTGAACAGGATGCGGGTGCCCACAGCCTTCCGACCTGGAGTCAACCTGCAGAGACCCTGGGTGCACAACAGACTCGTCCAAGCAGCCTCGAATCGAGCGCCGTATGTGCTGTACAGGAAATCTCCACAGag ATACGCGGTAAAGCACTTCGCACCATCATCAACCCGCAACATGTTCGCGGGCGGGCCCTGGAAGACCACAGTCCGGCTGCCTATATCGCCAGTGACACCAGAGTACGAGTTCGTGAAGGCAGCCTCCTCTGCGCCCGTGGTGCACACTGACGGTGGTACAG CAGGTGCGATCCACACGATACCAGCACCCAACCTCAGCCTCTCAGAGAAGCCGATTGTGGTCATAGAGTCATCGGACAGTCCTGTGTCGGAGCTG CCTAGACCATCGTACGAAGTCACAGAAAAATATCCAGAGAATGAATACAGTGTGGCCAAAATAGAATCGCCCGTAGGATTTTCCAAATCGACA TCCTTCACAACGCCAGAACTGCAGACATTGATAAGAAACGGAGCGGCGTTACAACTGGCGTCCGAGTATTCCTTGCCGGCTATTAGCATTAATCCACATCAGCCTCTACACCATCAGTATCCATTGCAG GGGCTACAGAACTCACTGCCGACGCCACAAGACGTAATAAACACCGGAGCGGATGGCTTGTTTATACCACCGCACGCCTTGTACCAAAATGATCCAATGTTCTTgcaaaaacttcaaaatcaaCTGCTCCAGCGTTTCCCGTCAGTAGAATTTATCCCTTACGCCGCTGAAGCACCAAAACAAGCTCTGCAGCCAGAAGCATCTCAGATTCACACTCAAGTGGTCCATCCTCAACATCCTCAAATGATGCAGCCCCAACTAGTTCACACACAAATCATTCATCCACAAGAACTCCAGCCACAAATGATTCTCCTGAAAAATGAACAACTGGACAAACCATTACCACAACACAGTGAACCTAAGACCGTGGTACAGAGAGAGACGCAGGAAAATACAGTTGTTACATTCGTACCCCAACCGTTTACAGTTGCTAATACAACAGAAAAGCAAGTGGAGAATACCCCGCCTCCTCAGCCAGAGAATATCACATTGGAACTGGTAGCATCAGAAACACAGCCACCGACGACCACagtaaaatacataattgaGACTAACACTGAAGAACAAAACACGACTCCTATTTACTACGCACAAGTAGGACAAAGTGTTGGCAGTGTCATCGCCAATGGCTTTTACTCGGCCATCAACGACGTGAGAGCTGCAGCAGCGCTGGCTCAAGTTGACCAATCGCCAGTGTACAAGCCTACCGAGAATGTCACTACTACAACCATTGCCTCTGATCTAAAAGCGTACTTTGTCAAAAACGATGAGAAGTCTGACAATAAAACACAGGGTGCTGAACTGAAACCACTGTTGGGAGTTCCATTTACGAAGTCAACAAATTCTGTTAACGTAGAGTATACATTAGTGAGGTCAGATGATAATCAACCTAAAGTGAATCAGGAAGGGGCTGTATACGCAGGGCAAATTGTGGAAGCCACAATAACCGAGGACcaagattttaataaagaaaaagctAGTTTGATATCTCGGAGAGCACCTATAAGGCTGTTTGCTGTAGACACTAAAAATATAGCCAGTTCAGCTAACACTTTACCACGAGTGGCTGTAGTTAAAGCAAAAATCCCACCAAAGAGCAAGTTAACATTTGATGATAAAACAGGAGAGCCCATCTTGAGAATATATGCCAGTTATGTTGACAACCCAAAACAG AAAGACGCAGTAGTATCAAAATTGACAAACCTAAAGCAAGCCAAAGACGCTGCGTCCAGGAAAGAAGGGGTGGACAATTGGAAGGCAGCTACCATCAAGTCAGCCGACACTACACAGGGAGTAGACAGTAATCACGTCACACAGTTCGGACTTAAGCTTAGAGAAAGAAATGATTACTACGAACCATTCTTTGAAGATTACGAAGAATTGTGA
- the LOC118268241 gene encoding uncharacterized protein LOC118268241 isoform X3, with product MLNINMSRFRAHPTATVSLQTFVHVYLLYLALCSLSQAVYIKRMATVNRMRVPTAFRPGVNLQRPWVHNRLVQAASNRAPYVLYRKSPQRYAVKHFAPSSTRNMFAGGPWKTTVRLPISPVTPEYEFVKAASSAPVVHTDGGAIHTIPAPNLSLSEKPIVVIESSDSPVSELPRPSYEVTEKYPENEYSVAKIESPVGFSKSTSFTTPELQTLIRNGAALQLASEYSLPAISINPHQPLHHQYPLQGLQNSLPTPQDVINTGADGLFIPPHALYQNDPMFLQKLQNQLLQRFPSVEFIPYAAEAPKQALQPEASQIHTQVVHPQHPQMMQPQLVHTQIIHPQELQPQMILLKNEQLDKPLPQHSEPKTVVQRETQENTVVTFVPQPFTVANTTEKQVENTPPPQPENITLELVASETQPPTTTVKYIIETNTEEQNTTPIYYAQVGQSVGSVIANGFYSAINDVRAAAALAQVDQSPVYKPTENVTTTTIASDLKAYFVKNDEKSDNKTQGAELKPLLGVPFTKSTNSVNVEYTLVRSDDNQPKVNQEGAVYAGQIVEATITEDQDFNKEKASLISRRAPIRLFAVDTKNIASSANTLPRVAVVKAKIPPKSKLTFDDKTGEPILRIYASYVDNPKQKDAVVSKLTNLKQAKDAASRKEGVDNWKAATIKSADTTQGVDSNHVTQFGLKLRERNDYYEPFFEDYEEL from the exons atgttaaatataaatatgagtcGTTTTCGCGCGCATCCAACCGCGACAGTTTCACTGCAAACATTTGTGCAC GTGTACCTGCTATACCTGGCGCTCTGCTCCCTGTCACAAGCTGTGTACATCAAACGCATGGCCACAGTGAACAGGATGCGGGTGCCCACAGCCTTCCGACCTGGAGTCAACCTGCAGAGACCCTGGGTGCACAACAGACTCGTCCAAGCAGCCTCGAATCGAGCGCCGTATGTGCTGTACAGGAAATCTCCACAGag ATACGCGGTAAAGCACTTCGCACCATCATCAACCCGCAACATGTTCGCGGGCGGGCCCTGGAAGACCACAGTCCGGCTGCCTATATCGCCAGTGACACCAGAGTACGAGTTCGTGAAGGCAGCCTCCTCTGCGCCCGTGGTGCACACTGACGGTG GTGCGATCCACACGATACCAGCACCCAACCTCAGCCTCTCAGAGAAGCCGATTGTGGTCATAGAGTCATCGGACAGTCCTGTGTCGGAGCTG CCTAGACCATCGTACGAAGTCACAGAAAAATATCCAGAGAATGAATACAGTGTGGCCAAAATAGAATCGCCCGTAGGATTTTCCAAATCGACA TCCTTCACAACGCCAGAACTGCAGACATTGATAAGAAACGGAGCGGCGTTACAACTGGCGTCCGAGTATTCCTTGCCGGCTATTAGCATTAATCCACATCAGCCTCTACACCATCAGTATCCATTGCAG GGGCTACAGAACTCACTGCCGACGCCACAAGACGTAATAAACACCGGAGCGGATGGCTTGTTTATACCACCGCACGCCTTGTACCAAAATGATCCAATGTTCTTgcaaaaacttcaaaatcaaCTGCTCCAGCGTTTCCCGTCAGTAGAATTTATCCCTTACGCCGCTGAAGCACCAAAACAAGCTCTGCAGCCAGAAGCATCTCAGATTCACACTCAAGTGGTCCATCCTCAACATCCTCAAATGATGCAGCCCCAACTAGTTCACACACAAATCATTCATCCACAAGAACTCCAGCCACAAATGATTCTCCTGAAAAATGAACAACTGGACAAACCATTACCACAACACAGTGAACCTAAGACCGTGGTACAGAGAGAGACGCAGGAAAATACAGTTGTTACATTCGTACCCCAACCGTTTACAGTTGCTAATACAACAGAAAAGCAAGTGGAGAATACCCCGCCTCCTCAGCCAGAGAATATCACATTGGAACTGGTAGCATCAGAAACACAGCCACCGACGACCACagtaaaatacataattgaGACTAACACTGAAGAACAAAACACGACTCCTATTTACTACGCACAAGTAGGACAAAGTGTTGGCAGTGTCATCGCCAATGGCTTTTACTCGGCCATCAACGACGTGAGAGCTGCAGCAGCGCTGGCTCAAGTTGACCAATCGCCAGTGTACAAGCCTACCGAGAATGTCACTACTACAACCATTGCCTCTGATCTAAAAGCGTACTTTGTCAAAAACGATGAGAAGTCTGACAATAAAACACAGGGTGCTGAACTGAAACCACTGTTGGGAGTTCCATTTACGAAGTCAACAAATTCTGTTAACGTAGAGTATACATTAGTGAGGTCAGATGATAATCAACCTAAAGTGAATCAGGAAGGGGCTGTATACGCAGGGCAAATTGTGGAAGCCACAATAACCGAGGACcaagattttaataaagaaaaagctAGTTTGATATCTCGGAGAGCACCTATAAGGCTGTTTGCTGTAGACACTAAAAATATAGCCAGTTCAGCTAACACTTTACCACGAGTGGCTGTAGTTAAAGCAAAAATCCCACCAAAGAGCAAGTTAACATTTGATGATAAAACAGGAGAGCCCATCTTGAGAATATATGCCAGTTATGTTGACAACCCAAAACAG AAAGACGCAGTAGTATCAAAATTGACAAACCTAAAGCAAGCCAAAGACGCTGCGTCCAGGAAAGAAGGGGTGGACAATTGGAAGGCAGCTACCATCAAGTCAGCCGACACTACACAGGGAGTAGACAGTAATCACGTCACACAGTTCGGACTTAAGCTTAGAGAAAGAAATGATTACTACGAACCATTCTTTGAAGATTACGAAGAATTGTGA
- the LOC118268241 gene encoding uncharacterized protein LOC118268241 isoform X4: protein MKVYLLYLALCSLSQAVYIKRMATVNRMRVPTAFRPGVNLQRPWVHNRLVQAASNRAPYVLYRKSPQRYAVKHFAPSSTRNMFAGGPWKTTVRLPISPVTPEYEFVKAASSAPVVHTDGGTAGAIHTIPAPNLSLSEKPIVVIESSDSPVSELPRPSYEVTEKYPENEYSVAKIESPVGFSKSTSFTTPELQTLIRNGAALQLASEYSLPAISINPHQPLHHQYPLQGLQNSLPTPQDVINTGADGLFIPPHALYQNDPMFLQKLQNQLLQRFPSVEFIPYAAEAPKQALQPEASQIHTQVVHPQHPQMMQPQLVHTQIIHPQELQPQMILLKNEQLDKPLPQHSEPKTVVQRETQENTVVTFVPQPFTVANTTEKQVENTPPPQPENITLELVASETQPPTTTVKYIIETNTEEQNTTPIYYAQVGQSVGSVIANGFYSAINDVRAAAALAQVDQSPVYKPTENVTTTTIASDLKAYFVKNDEKSDNKTQGAELKPLLGVPFTKSTNSVNVEYTLVRSDDNQPKVNQEGAVYAGQIVEATITEDQDFNKEKASLISRRAPIRLFAVDTKNIASSANTLPRVAVVKAKIPPKSKLTFDDKTGEPILRIYASYVDNPKQKDAVVSKLTNLKQAKDAASRKEGVDNWKAATIKSADTTQGVDSNHVTQFGLKLRERNDYYEPFFEDYEEL from the exons ATGAAG GTGTACCTGCTATACCTGGCGCTCTGCTCCCTGTCACAAGCTGTGTACATCAAACGCATGGCCACAGTGAACAGGATGCGGGTGCCCACAGCCTTCCGACCTGGAGTCAACCTGCAGAGACCCTGGGTGCACAACAGACTCGTCCAAGCAGCCTCGAATCGAGCGCCGTATGTGCTGTACAGGAAATCTCCACAGag ATACGCGGTAAAGCACTTCGCACCATCATCAACCCGCAACATGTTCGCGGGCGGGCCCTGGAAGACCACAGTCCGGCTGCCTATATCGCCAGTGACACCAGAGTACGAGTTCGTGAAGGCAGCCTCCTCTGCGCCCGTGGTGCACACTGACGGTGGTACAG CAGGTGCGATCCACACGATACCAGCACCCAACCTCAGCCTCTCAGAGAAGCCGATTGTGGTCATAGAGTCATCGGACAGTCCTGTGTCGGAGCTG CCTAGACCATCGTACGAAGTCACAGAAAAATATCCAGAGAATGAATACAGTGTGGCCAAAATAGAATCGCCCGTAGGATTTTCCAAATCGACA TCCTTCACAACGCCAGAACTGCAGACATTGATAAGAAACGGAGCGGCGTTACAACTGGCGTCCGAGTATTCCTTGCCGGCTATTAGCATTAATCCACATCAGCCTCTACACCATCAGTATCCATTGCAG GGGCTACAGAACTCACTGCCGACGCCACAAGACGTAATAAACACCGGAGCGGATGGCTTGTTTATACCACCGCACGCCTTGTACCAAAATGATCCAATGTTCTTgcaaaaacttcaaaatcaaCTGCTCCAGCGTTTCCCGTCAGTAGAATTTATCCCTTACGCCGCTGAAGCACCAAAACAAGCTCTGCAGCCAGAAGCATCTCAGATTCACACTCAAGTGGTCCATCCTCAACATCCTCAAATGATGCAGCCCCAACTAGTTCACACACAAATCATTCATCCACAAGAACTCCAGCCACAAATGATTCTCCTGAAAAATGAACAACTGGACAAACCATTACCACAACACAGTGAACCTAAGACCGTGGTACAGAGAGAGACGCAGGAAAATACAGTTGTTACATTCGTACCCCAACCGTTTACAGTTGCTAATACAACAGAAAAGCAAGTGGAGAATACCCCGCCTCCTCAGCCAGAGAATATCACATTGGAACTGGTAGCATCAGAAACACAGCCACCGACGACCACagtaaaatacataattgaGACTAACACTGAAGAACAAAACACGACTCCTATTTACTACGCACAAGTAGGACAAAGTGTTGGCAGTGTCATCGCCAATGGCTTTTACTCGGCCATCAACGACGTGAGAGCTGCAGCAGCGCTGGCTCAAGTTGACCAATCGCCAGTGTACAAGCCTACCGAGAATGTCACTACTACAACCATTGCCTCTGATCTAAAAGCGTACTTTGTCAAAAACGATGAGAAGTCTGACAATAAAACACAGGGTGCTGAACTGAAACCACTGTTGGGAGTTCCATTTACGAAGTCAACAAATTCTGTTAACGTAGAGTATACATTAGTGAGGTCAGATGATAATCAACCTAAAGTGAATCAGGAAGGGGCTGTATACGCAGGGCAAATTGTGGAAGCCACAATAACCGAGGACcaagattttaataaagaaaaagctAGTTTGATATCTCGGAGAGCACCTATAAGGCTGTTTGCTGTAGACACTAAAAATATAGCCAGTTCAGCTAACACTTTACCACGAGTGGCTGTAGTTAAAGCAAAAATCCCACCAAAGAGCAAGTTAACATTTGATGATAAAACAGGAGAGCCCATCTTGAGAATATATGCCAGTTATGTTGACAACCCAAAACAG AAAGACGCAGTAGTATCAAAATTGACAAACCTAAAGCAAGCCAAAGACGCTGCGTCCAGGAAAGAAGGGGTGGACAATTGGAAGGCAGCTACCATCAAGTCAGCCGACACTACACAGGGAGTAGACAGTAATCACGTCACACAGTTCGGACTTAAGCTTAGAGAAAGAAATGATTACTACGAACCATTCTTTGAAGATTACGAAGAATTGTGA